The window TGCCGACCGGATGGAAGTCCAGCCGGGCTATGCCGCCGTGCTGCGGCTGGCGACCGCCAAGCCCAATCGGGAAGACCGCCCGGGCCAACTCGTCAACAGCGCGCGCCGGGCGCGGGCCGGCGCCGAGGTTAACGCCGACCAGAATGCCGGTGGATTCTAGGCAGAGCCGGCCCCGGCATCCCCAGGGTTCCGCGCGCGCGGCTTGACATCGCGCCCCCCATCAGTGTCTTACGGCCCGGTCCGAGGCCGGTTGCAAGGCAGGGTCCGGACCCACTGTGGCGCGTTTCGCGCGACGGGATACCGTTTTCCCCTGCGGCAGGCGCGGCGCTTGCGCGGGGATCACGCTCAACAAGGTAGGGAGCGCCGATGACGGCTGCATTCACGTTTCCCGGGCAGGGTTCGCAGGCGGTTGGCATGGGCAAGGCCCTGGCCGACGCCTTTCCGGTCGCCAAGGCCGTGTTCGACGAGGTCGATTCCGCGTTGGGCGAGAAGCTGACCGCGATCATCTGGGATGGTCCGGGCGAGACATTGCAGCTGACGGAAAACGCCCAGCCGGCGCTGATGGCGGTCTCGATCGCCACGTTGCGCGTGCTCGAGAGCGAGGCCGGCTTCTCGGTCGGCCGCAACGCGGCCTTCGTTGCCGGGCACTCGCTCGGCGAGTATTCGGCGCTTGCCGCCGCCGGCAGCCTGACGGTCAGCGACACCGCGCGGCTGCTGCGGACCCGCGGGCTCGCGATGCAGAAGGCGGTGCCGGTCGGCGCCGGTGCGATGGCGGCGCTGCTCGGCCTCGACTACGAGGCGGCGGTCGCGGTCGCCAACGAGGCGGCGCAGGGCCAGGTCTGCCAGGCGGCCAACGACAATGGCGGCGGCCAGGTGGTGGTCTCCGGCGACAAGGCAGCCGTCGATCGCGCGGTGGAGATTGCGAAAACCAAAGGGGCAAAACGCGCCATGCTGCTGCCGGTGTCGGCGCCATTCCACTGCAAGCTGATGCAGCCGGCGGCCGATGCGATGGCAGAGGCGCTGGCCGGCGTCACCATCAAGGCGCCCGCGGCGCCGCTGGTCTCCAACGTGCTGGCTTCGGCGATCGCTGATCCCGACGAGATCCGTCGGCGCCTGGTCGAGCAGGTCACGGGGACGGTTCGCTGGCGCGAGTCGGTTGCCTATATGGCCGGGCAGGGCGTGACGCGGTTCTTCGAGATCGGCGCCGGCAAGGTGCTGAGCGGCCTCGTCAAGCGCATCGCCGATGGCGCGGTCGGCGTGTCCGTCGGCGGTCCGAGCGATATCGCTGCAGCCAAGGACGCGCTGGCAACATCGGCGTAAAGCAGCCGGAAGGAGAATTCGATGTTTGATCTGACTGGCAAGACGGCGCTCGTGACGGGCGCAACCGGTGGCATCGGCGGCGCGATCGCGCAGGCGCTGCATGCGCAGGGCGCGACGGTCGCGATTTCGGGGACGCGGCGCGAGGTGCTGGACGGCTTCGCGGCCAAGCTCGGCGAGCGCGTTCATGTGCTGCCGTGCAATCTCTCGAGCAAGGATGATGTCGAGGCGCTGGTGCCGGCGGCGGAAGCCGCGATGGGGCAGGTCGATATCCTGATCGCGAATGCCGGCATCACCCGCGACAACCTGTTCGTGCAGTTGCGCGACGAGGATTGGGACGACGTGATTGCGGTCAACCTGACCGCGACATTCCGCCTGGCGCGCGCGGCGACCAAATTGATGATGCGCAAGCGCTTCGGCCGCATCATCGCGATCACCTCGATCGTCGGCGTCACCGGCAATCCGGGGCAGGGCAACTACACCGCGTCGAAGGCCGGCATCATCGGCCTGATCAAGACGCTGGGCGCCGAATACGCCAAGCGCGGCGTGACCGCGAACTGCATCGCGCCGGGCTTCATCAAGACGCCGATGACGGATGCGCTCAACGACAAGCAGCGCGAAGCCATCCTGGCGAAGGTTCCTGCGGCGCGGCTCGGAACGCCCGAGGATATCGCTGCGGCAGCGGTCTACCTGGCCTCGAACGAGGCCGCCTACGTCACCGGACAGACGATTCACGTCAACGGCGGCATGGCTATGATTTGAGCTGGTTGCTGGCTCTCGCAATGCGGCGAAAAGCCGTTTTCGAGAGCCGGTTCAGGCGTGTAGTCAAGGCTTGGGAAGTATGATAGCTGAACCCCCCATGGATGGGCAAAGAACGCCATTGCAGGATTTTGAAACCCTGTATATTGGCGTGGCGACGCCTGCCGTTCGCCGGGGCTTTAGTCGGCTACGACCGGGCCGAATCAAGACTATGCGCGACTGAGTAATCGAGACGACCACGATGGCTCGTATCGTCTTGGGGTCGGGTCCAATGGAACAACGAGGTTGAACGATGAGTGAGATTGGCGAGCGGGTTAAGAAGATTGTGGTCGAGCACCTTGGTGTCGAACCCGAGAAGGTGGTCGATAGCGCGAGCTTCATCGATGACCTCGGCGCCGACAGCCTCGACACGGTCGAGCTCGTGATGGCTTTCGAAGAAGAATTCGGTTGCGAGATTCCCGACGACGCCGCGGAGACGATTCTGACCGTGGGCGACGCGACCAAGTTTCTTGAGAAGAACGCGAAGAGCTGACGCCGATCGCGAAGTTGACGGGGCCGGACGGACCGTGTTCGAGCGGTCCCCCGGCTTCTTATTATTAGCCGCGCATTGCCGGCCGGAGACGTGGAAATGAGACGAGTTGTCGTCACGGGGCTGGGCATGCTTACACCGCTCGGCTGCGGCGTTGACGCAACTTGGACGCGCATCCTCGCCGGTGAGAGCGGCGGCAAGAAGATCGACACCTTCGAAGTGTCCGACCTGCCGAGCCAGGTCGCCTGCTACATTCCGCGCGGCGACGGCTCCAGCGGCACCTTCAATCCCGATCAGTGGATGGAGCCGAAGGACCAGCGCAAGGTCGACGACTTCATCCTCTACGCGATGTGCGCGGCCAGGCAGGCGCTCGACGACGCCAACTGGCATCCGAAGTCCGATGAGGACCAGTTCGCGACCGGCACGATGATCGGCTCCGGCATCGGCGGCCTCACCGGCATTGCCGAGACCGCGGTGCTGCTCAAGGAACGTGGACCGCGCAGGGTCTCTCCCTTCTTCATTCCGGGCCGCCTGATCAATCTGGCGTCCGGCTACGTCTCGATCGAGCACGGCCTGAAGGGCCCCAATCATTCGGTCGTCACGGCCTGCTCGACCGGCGCGCATGCGGTCGGCGACGCGGCGCGGCTGATCGCGCTCGGCGATGCCGACGTGATGGTCGCGGGTGGCGCCGAATCGCCGATCTCCCGCATCGGCATCGCAGGCTTCTGCGCGGCGCGTGCGCTGTCCACCGGCTTCAACGACACGCCGGAAAAGGCATCGCGGCCCTACGACAAGGACCGCGACGGCTTCGTGATGGGCGAGGGCGCCGGCGTCCTCGTGCTCGAGGAATACGAGCACGCCAAACAGCGTGGTGCGAAGATCTATGCCGAGGTCACCGGCTACGGCCTGTCGGGCGATGCCTTCCACATCACCTCGCCGCCGCCGGACGGCAATGGCGGCTTCCGCAGCATGAGCATGGCGCTGAAGCGCGCCGGCCTCGTCGCATCCGATCTCGACTACATCAACGCGCACGGCACCTCGACGCAGGTCGGCGACGAGATCGAGCTCGGCGCGGTCGAGCGTCTGCTCGGCAATGCGGCTTCGAAGGTTTCGATGTCGTCGACCAAGTCGGCGACCGGACATCTGCTCGGCGCCGCCGGCGCGATCGAGGCGATCTTCGCGGTGCTGGCGATTCGCGATAACGTGGTGCCGCCGACCATCAATCTCGACAATCCGTCGGTGCAAACGGCGATCGATCTTGTGCCGCATACGTCGCGCAAGCGTGACGTGAATGTGGCGCTGTCCAATTCCTTCGGTTTCGGTGGCACAAACGCCTCCGTGATCGTGCAGCGCGTGACCAATTAGTAGGTCTTTAGAACTAGTCCACCGTTTTGCCGTATTCCGCGGTGACTCCTAATAGCGGGCGTATGCTATTGGCAGGGCAGGGGTTTGTCCGGCCACGATTCAACCGGCAGGATATTGGTTTGCATCGATGAGTGAGAGGCCGCCCATTTCACCAAGGAGTCCACGTGCCGCGCTGGAGCCCGAACAGGTTCCGCCGCCGCCCAAGCGCTCGGATCGTGCCCGCAATCCTTTCGTGATCGTCGGCAATGCCATCTTCACCATCCTGATCATCCTGATGATCGGCGCCGGCGCCACCTACTACTACGGCAAGCAGACGCTGGAATCGCCGGGGCCGCTGCAGGAAGACAAGATCGTCAACATCCCCGCGCGCGCCGGCAAGCGTGACATCGCCGACGTGCTGTCGCGCGAGGGCGTGATCAACGTCAATCCGTGGGTCTTCATCGGCAGCGTGTTTGCGCTGAAGGCGAGCTCCGATCTCAAGCCCGGCGAATATTCGTTCCAGAAGAATGCCAGCCTGCGCGACGTCATTGCCACCATTGTCGACGGCAAGGTGGTGCAGCACGCCATCACCATTCCCGAGGGTCTGACCTCGGAGCAGATCGTGACGCGGCTCTCCGACAACGACATCTTCACCGGCTCGGTGCGCGAGATTCCGCGCGAGGGCACGCTGTTGCCGGAGACCTACAAATTCCCGCGCGGCACCACGCGCGACCAGGTGATCCAGCGCCTGCAGCAGGCGCAGAAGCGCGTGCTCGCCGAGATCTGGGAACGCCGCAACACCGATTCGCCGCTGAAATCGCCGGACCAGCTGGTGACGCTGGCCTCGATCGTCGAGAAGGAAACCGGCCGCGCCGACGAGCGCAGCCGCGTTGCCGCCGTGTTCGTCAACCGCCTGCGGCAGAGGATGAAGCTGCAATCCGACCCGACCATCATCTACGGATTGGTGGGCGGCAAGGGAACGCTGGGGCGTCCGATCAAGCGCAGCGAGATCACCCAGCCGTCGCCCTACAACACCTATGTGATCGACGGCTTGCCGCCGGGACCGATCGCCAATCCCGGCCGCGCCTCGCTGGAGGCGACCGCCAATCCGGCGCGCACGCGTGACCTGTTCTTCGTTGCCGACGGAACCGGTGGCCACGCCTTTACCGAAACCTACGACCAGCACGCCAAGAACGTCGCCAAGCTGCGCGCGTCGGAAAAGCAGATCCAGAACGACACCGTCGAGCCCGCGGATGATCCGGCGCCCGCCGCCGCGGCGCCCGGCGCGGCCGATACCAATCCCACGGCGGCCATGCCGCCGAAGCCCACCAACCAGAAGAAACCGCCGCGCAGCGGTCGCCAGGGCGCAGCCCAGCAGACCACTTCGCCGCCTGTTGTGCAGCGCTAAAGCGCGATGCGATCATCGCGCTTTAGCTTCTTGTTCGAGCATAGTCTTTCGGAAATCCGCTTCACAGTTTTCCGGACCATGCCGTAGCTCTGCATTTGCCGAGGGTGGACGTAATTCCACTTTCACGGAATCCGTTCTAAGGTCGCACCGGCTGCCCGCGAGTCTCGTCGTCTCCGGGTGAGTCCCATATCCTTCTGTTGGAGAGTTCACGCGATGGCGCTATCGAGCATGACTGGCTTTGCCCGAAGCCATGGCGCGAGCGGTCCCTATACGTTCGAGTGGGAGCTGAAGTCGGTCAACGCCAAGGGCTTTGACCTGCGGTTGCGGCTGCCGCCCGGCTGGGACGAACTGGAAGCCCTCGCCAAGAAGCGGGCCGGCGAGTTGCTGTCGCGCGGCACGGTCTACGCCAACCTCAGCGTCAAGCGCACCGATGCGGCGCAGACCATCCGGATCAATGAGGACGTGCTGGCCGCGGTCGTGAAGGTCGCAGGTGAGCTCGCGCAGCGGATCGACGCGGTGGCGCCGAGCATCGACGGATTGCTCGGCATCAAGGGCGTTATCGAGGTGGTCGAACCTGACAGCAACGAGGACGAGGACAAGGCGGCGCGCGAAGCGGCGGCGAAGGCGTTCGAGCAGGCGCTCGGCAGCCTCGTCGAGATGCGCCGCCGCGAGGGCGATGCGCTGGGCCAGATCCTGATGCAGCGCATGGACGAGATCGAGCGGCTCGCCAAACGCGCCGAGACGGCTCCCGGTCGCAAGCCCGAGGCGATCAAGGCCCGGCTTGCCGAGCAGATCGCAGCGCTGCTGGAGACCTCCGATCGCTTCGATACCGACCGGCTGAGCCAGGAGGCGATCCTGATCGCCACCAAGGCCGATATCCGCGAGGAGCTCGACCGCATCGCCTCGCACATCGCCCAGGCGCGCGAGATGATCGGCAAGGGCGGCCCGGTCGGGCGCCGGCTCGACTTCCTCGCCCAGGAGTTCAATCGCGAGGTCAACACCTGCTGCTCGAAGTCGAACGACGTCGAGCTGACCAATACCGGGCTTGAAATGAAGAACGTGGTCGAGCAGTTCCGCGAACAGGTCCAGAATCTGGAGTGAACGATGACGGCGCAGGGTTTTGACGGCGTTGAGCGGCGCGGACTGATGTTCGTCCTGTCGTCGCCCTCGGGCGCCGGCAAGACGACGCTGTCGCGCATGCTGATCGAGCGGATGCCGGGCTTGAAGATGTCGGTGTCGGCGACGACGCGGCCGAAGCGGCCGGGCGAGGTCGAGGGGCGCGACTATTTCTTCGTCGGCAAGACCAAGTTCGAGGCGATGGCCAAGCAGGGCGAACTGCTGGAATGGGCCACCGTGTTCGACAACCGCTACGGCACGCCGCGCGCGCCGGTCGAGGCTGCGCTCGCGGCCGGCGAGGATGTGCTGTTCGACATCGACTGGCAGGGCACCCAGCAATTGCGCGAGAAGGCGCGCGCCGACGTGGTCAGCGTCTTCATCCTGCCGCCGTCAGCCGCCGATCTCGAGAAGCGTCTGCACACCCGTGCGCAGGATTCCGAGGAGGTCATCCGCGGGCGGATGAACCGCGCCACCCATGAGCTGAGCCACTGGGCGGAATACGACTACATCGTCATCAACCAGAACGTCGACGACGCCTTTGCCGAGGTGCAGTCGATCCTGAAGGCCGAGCGGCTCAAGCGAGAGCGCCGCACCGGCCTCACCGAGTTCGTGCGCGGCCTGCAGCGTCAGCTCGAGAAGTAGCTTGTCGAGAAGTAGCTTGCCGGAACCGTGATGCGATCGGGGATCGCATCACGTCTCATCTACTTTTCTGAGCGTGCTCTAGTTCGCCGCGCTGCGCGCGAGCCGCTGCAGCATCGCCGCGATCTGCTTGTTGTCTTGCTCGGTTTGATCCGCCTCGCGCGGTGTCTCGCGGCGAGCAACCGGCGTCTCGGCGCGGCGCGGAACCGGTGTCTCTGACCGGCGCGGCGTCGCCTCGGACAGGCGCAACGGGCGGTCGCGGCCGACCACTGCCATCGGCGGCGCCGGTTCGGTGTGGAGTGAATCCCAGGGCGCACGCCATTCGTCGCTGATCTGGTAGGGCGGCGTACGCGTGCGGGTCAGGCGGAACACCAGCGCGCTGACCAGGCCGGCCAGCGCCAGCGCGCCGACCATCACGATCAGCAGCATCTGCGTCGAGGACGACGACTTCTCGGCGGACGCCTCCGCTGTCACGGGGGCGGCTGGTGCCGGCGCGGCCGTCTGTTGCGGCGTCGCATCGGCCTGCGCGATCACGGTCGGCTGGTCTGCGGCGTGCCGAGTTCCGTTGGTTCCGGCCATGCTCGATGCGTCCAGCCATCGGGCGTTCACGTCCGACGCCTGGGCGTTCGTGCCTGGCGCCGTCGGATCGGTCGCCGCTACCGCATCGCCGGCTTGACCGGCGGCAGGGGGCGCGACCGGTGCTGTTGCGGCCTGCGGTGAGGGCCATTCGGCATGGGCATCGGCGACGGACTTGCGCATAGCCGGCTGTGGCGGCGCCGGCTGGCTCTGCGGCGGCTGTGCGTCGGCCGTCGCTGTGTCGGGCGCGGCCGCGGGCTGCTGCTGCGTGGTCGCGGTCTTGGCAACAACCTTGTTCTTGGCGTCACCGAGGTACCAGCATTTCTTTTGGGTGCTGCGGTCGAGGTGATAGAACCAGTGGCTTCCCGCAGGCGCGGTTCCCTTCGGCGCGGACTGACAGCTATCCGCGGCCTTCGCGTTCGCCGTATTGGTGCTCGCCGTGCTGGCGGCGGTCTGGGCCATGGCTGTGAAGTTGGCAGCGGCCAACATGCTGACGGCAAGCGCCGCAGCGAACTTCGCTGAACGATTTGACATACGCGTCCCCGGTATTCTTTTTTACGCAAACGCTGGTGACGCCAATCTCGGTAAAGAGTTGGGTCGCAATGCGCCGCAAATCCGGAACGGGTAGGGCTTAATTGAGGCTCGCGTCGCACCGCAATTGCGGCGGGCGGAAGGCTGGAACGCGGGCTGAATGATCGCTCGGTCGCCTGTCAGGTTCCGCAGGACCAAAGCGCGCGTTGCTGCTGCGAGAACGTCGCGTCCCGCCGGCGATCGCAACGCCGGCGGGACGTCTTCGTTAGTTCTTCAGGACGATGCGTCCGACGACCTTGCCGGCCCGCAGCTCATCGATCCATTTCTGGACGTCGGCCATCGGCTCTTCCTTCATCGGGGTCGGCTTGATCTTGCCGGCCCGGGCGAGCGCCATCAGTTCCTGGCCCTCGGCCAGCGTGCCCACCATGAAGCCTTCGATGGTCATGCGCTTGTAGACCCATTGCACCATCGGCAACGTGAACTGGCCGCCCATCAGGCCGGACACCACGATCTTGCCGCCGCGTGCCACCGTCGACACCGCGAACGCCATCGACTTCTCGTTGCCGGCAAAGTCGACCACGCCGTCGAAGCCGCCGTCGTTCTCCTTCAGCATGCGCTTGACGACATCGGGCTCCGCGGGATCGTAGGCGGCCGCCGCACCATTCTTCAGCGCGGTCTCGCGCGCCGCCGGGCTGAGATCGGCAACCGTGATCGGCTGCTTGAACATCGCCTGCGCGAACGACAGGCCCATCATGCCGACACCGCCGAGGCCGATCAGCAGCAGATTGCGCTGGCGCGGACGATCGACCAGGCGCTTCAGCGCGCCGTAAGCCGTGACGCCGGAGCACATCAGCGTGGCGGCCTGATTGACCGGCAGCGGATCGTAATCGAGCAGGTATTTCGCGTCGGGCACCAGCACGTGGGTGGCGAAGCCGCCGTCGATCGAGACGCCGAGGAAGCGTTGCTTGGCGCAGAGATTCTCGTCGCCGGCGAGACAGTCGCGGCACTGGCCGCAACCGATCCAAGGGAAGACCGCCTTCTTCGTTCCGACCAGATCCTTCGGCGCATCGGGACCGACCTCGTCGACGACGCCTGCGATCTCATGGCCGAGCGTGAAGGGCAGCGTCATGCCGCGGGTGGTGTCGAGCTTCTTGCCGCCGCCGAGATCGGCGTAACCGTCCTGGATGTGGAGATCGGAATGACAGAGGCCGCAGCGCTCGATGCGCACCAGCACTTCGCGTCCCTGCGGCTTGGGCGTGTCGACGATGGTTTCGCACAGCGGTGCATCGAACTTGACGAGGGATTGGCGAACCATACGCGCCATTACGTTTTCTCCTGATGTTCTATTTTGTGGACCGTATATCGGCCAATTCCCTGGCCATGGCAACAAAGCCTGCGACCGAAATGGTTTCGGCGCGCCGCGTCGCGTCGATCTGGGCTGCGGCAGCAAGCCGCGCCGGATCGACCGACAGCGACTTCAGGCTCTGGCGCAGCATCTTGCGGCGCTGGCCGAAGGCGGCAGCGGCGACCTGCTCGAGCATGCGGCGGTCGCACGGCTCCGGCGCGGCGCGCGGTATCAATCGTACCACCGAGGATGTTACCTTCGGCTGCGGCACGAAGGCGGAGGGCGAAATGTCGAACAGGATCTTGGTCTCGGCGCGCCAGTTGGCGAGCACCGCGAGCCTGCCATAGGCTTCCTCGTCCTCATGGGCGACGATGCGCTCGGCGACCTCGCGCTGGAACATCAACACCATGGTGTCGTACCAGGGCGGCCACGGCTCGATCGACAGCCAGTCGACCAGGAGCTGGGTTGCGATGTTGTAGGGCAGGTTGGCGACGATCTTGGCCTTGCCGCCATCGAGCAAGGGGCGCGGATCAAAGTGCTGCGCGTCGCCATGCACGATCTCGATGCGGCCTGGATAGCGCTTGACGATGTAGTCGAGTGCATCGATCGAGCGTTCGTCGCGCTCGATGGCGATGACGCGCTTGGCGCCCATCGCAAGCAGTGCGCGCGTCAGTCCGCCGGGGCCGGGCCCGACCTCGATCACGGTCGAGTCTTCCAGCGGGCCCGCGGCGCGGGCAATGCGTGCGGTGAGATTGAGATCGAGCAGGAAATTCTGGCCGAGCGATTTGCGCGCCGACAGCGAATGCTCGCGAATGATGTCGCGCAGCGGTGGCAGATCGTCGATCGCGCTCACTTAGCTTGATGCCGCGGCCATGCGCGCGGCGAGCCGGAGTGCGGCGATCAGGCTCGAGGGATTGGCCTTGCCGGAGCCCGCGATATCGAACGCGGTGCCGTGATCGGGCGACGTCCGGATGAAGGGCAGGCCCAGCGTGACGTTGACGGCGTCCTCGAACGCGACGGTCTTGATCGGGATCAGCGCCTGATCGTGATACATGCAGAGCGCGCAGTCATAGGTCTTGCGCGCGGCTGCGTGGAACATGGTGTCGGCCGGCAACGGGCCTCGGGCGGCAATGCCGTCGCGGCGCAGGATCTCGACCGCGGGCGCGACGATCTCGATGTCTTCCATGCCGAGCGTGCCGTCTTCGCCAGCATGCGGGTTGAGGCCGGCGACCGCAAGGCGCGGCGAGGCGAGGCCAAACCGCGCCTTCATGTCGGCGACCAAGATCCGCGCGGTCGAGACGATCAGGTCGGTCGACAATTGCGCCAGCGCCTCGCGGACCGACACATGGATCGTCACCGGGACGACGGCGAGCGCCGGCGACCAAAGCATCATCACCGGCTGCGGCGCAGTCCCGCCGTGCGCGGCAAGCTCGGCGAGGAATTCGGTGTGGCCGGGATGGCGGAAGCCGGCGCGGTACAGCACGTTCTTGGCGATCGGATTGGTGACGACGGCGCTGGCCTTGCCCGACGCGACATCGGCGACGGCCTGACGGATCGACGCCAGCGCGGCATCGGCGCTCGTTCCGTCGGGCTTGCCCGGTCGCGCCGTCGCCACCTTGCCGGTCGCAACGACGGGCAGGGCCCGTGCAAATGCCGCGGAGGCCTCCTCGGCGCTGACCTCGGCAAACTCGACGGTGAGCCCGAGCGTCTTGGCGCGCTCGGCCAGGGCCGCCCTGTCACCGAGCAGATAGAACGGCGGAAGATCGAGTTCGCGACGGCGCAGCCACGCGGCGAGCGTGATGTCGGGGCCGATGCCTGCGGGCTCGCCGGATGTCAGTGCGAGAGGTTGAGCCATGCGTCAACGATAGTCGATCATCGCCCGCCTGGATATTCGATCATCGCGGCTTTCCGGACTTCCTGCAGGTAGGCCTTCGACTTCGCCTCGTACTTCTGCACGTACATCTTGTCCCGCATCTCACGCTTCTTCGGCGTGTCCACGGTAGTTGCCTTCCGGCCGCAGAGGGCGACCATCTCGATGCCCTGCTTGGTGACTTCGGGAGGGGTGAGGTGGCCGACCGGGGTCTTGTCCAGGATGTCGCGCAGCGACTGCGGCAGGTCTGCCGACGTCTTCACGACGATCTCGCGGATCGCGGCGTTGCGCATCGACTTGAAGAAGGTGTTGGCTTCCTCGCAGGAGGTCACGCGCTCGCGCAGGGTGTCGGCTTCCTTGCGGCGGTTCTCGAATTCGGATTGCGGAGAGCCGCGCGGCACGATCAGAACGACCGGCTGCATCCGGTATTCGAACGCTTCGGCGTCGGGCGCATCACCGGTCTCCTTGACCGCAGTGGCGACGTCCTTTTCGCCGACCTGCAGGCTTTCCTTGAAGCGGCCGCGGACCAGGCTGGTCCAGACCATGTCGGCCCTGATGCGTTGCTTGAGCGTATCGGGGCGGATGCCCTTGCTCTCGAGGACCTTGGTCAGCTGGTCGTTGTTCAGCCGCATCCGTTGCGCCATGCCGCCATAGGATTGCTCGATATCGTTGGCAGTGGGATCGACGCCGAATTTCTTGGCTTCCTTGATCTTCAGCTTCTCGTCGATCAGCTCGTCGAGGATGGCCTTTCGATCGGGATTCTTGCCGCCGGTCAGGCTGTTCAGCTTGGCGCGCTGCTCGATGTCGAAATTGGTGATGGGTTCGCCATTGACCATCACGGCGATGGTCTGGGCATGCAGTCGCGCACCGCCCCCCAACAGGAGGAAAAGAGCCAGCAGGGAACTCAACATGAGCGAATGGCAGCGCGTTGGCAGGCTAGCGGTCGTCATTGTGGTCATGTCAGCCGTTTAAACCAATTCAAGCCGGGGCCACAGGCCCGCGGGCAATACAAGCCCCCAATTCAAGCCCCCAATACAAGCGCCTTGGCAGGCCCCTCGCTCGCTACTGCATGCCAGCCGAACTGCTGGTCGTGGAGGTCTGGGCGATCGTCCGCAGCCCGATCTGGAACATGAACGCATGGCTGAGGACGGGCGGCTGCGAGCCTGCCTGATAGGTATAGGACGTGATGTAGTTGGCAGCCAGCACGAAGCAGTCGTCCACATAGCCCGCGCCGAAGGCATACTGGTTGATCTTGTTCGCTTCAAGGTCCCAGCGCGCCGCACCCTGAACCACCCAGTTCGACGCCACCTTGACCGACCCGCTGGTGAGGATGCCCTCGCGGCGCGTCAGGTAGCCGAGTTCCGGCTGCGCTGCATAATCGCCGTAGGTCACGGCGATCGACCAGCGGTCGAAATTCGCGCTCGCCGTGGCCTCGAACCGGTTGATGTTCCAGGTCGCTTCATCCATCCGCGAGCGGACGCTGAAGGTGTAGGTGCGGTTGGGCGAATAGGCGAGGCTCGCGACATAATCCGAGCGCGGGTTCTGCAGCCCGGAGTCGATGCCGGTGTTGGTGACGTCGGCGACCGCGAACGAGTTCATCCCGAACATCTGGTAGGACTGTCCGAACATCCCCTTGATGCTGCCGCCGCGATCGAACTGCGTGGTGGCCTGCACGCCGACATTGGCGCGGCTGCCGCCCTCGACGCGGTCGTAGCCGGAGAACTTGTCGACCGCGAACAGGTTGCTGGTGTCGAACACCAGGCTCTGCGCGTCCTCGTTCGGAAGCTTGCCGGCATTGGGTTCGTTGGGCCGGATGATGACCTGCGCGATCGGCTCGACGGTGGTCGTGCCCCACGGCTGCACATTGATGAAGGGGTAGCGGTATTCGAGGCCGACGGTCGGCATCAAGCGGACCGTCTGGGTGTCGCCGACCGGCAGGAAGTTGGAAACGCCCGGCTGATTCGAGATGTCGGCGTTGATCGCATCGGCGCGGACGCTGGCGAACGGCGTCCAGATCTGGCCGAGTGGGTCGGTGTAGGACTTGCGCCACTGCGCCTCGGCCGTCAGCCTTGTGTAGGTGCCCGGCATGCCGCGCAGCAGGCACTGCGACGGGGTTCGCGCCATTGGATCCGCGGACGTGGTCAAGCACAGGCCGTTGGTGTTGGCG of the Bradyrhizobium quebecense genome contains:
- the fabD gene encoding ACP S-malonyltransferase; protein product: MTAAFTFPGQGSQAVGMGKALADAFPVAKAVFDEVDSALGEKLTAIIWDGPGETLQLTENAQPALMAVSIATLRVLESEAGFSVGRNAAFVAGHSLGEYSALAAAGSLTVSDTARLLRTRGLAMQKAVPVGAGAMAALLGLDYEAAVAVANEAAQGQVCQAANDNGGGQVVVSGDKAAVDRAVEIAKTKGAKRAMLLPVSAPFHCKLMQPAADAMAEALAGVTIKAPAAPLVSNVLASAIADPDEIRRRLVEQVTGTVRWRESVAYMAGQGVTRFFEIGAGKVLSGLVKRIADGAVGVSVGGPSDIAAAKDALATSA
- the fabG gene encoding 3-oxoacyl-[acyl-carrier-protein] reductase; translated protein: MFDLTGKTALVTGATGGIGGAIAQALHAQGATVAISGTRREVLDGFAAKLGERVHVLPCNLSSKDDVEALVPAAEAAMGQVDILIANAGITRDNLFVQLRDEDWDDVIAVNLTATFRLARAATKLMMRKRFGRIIAITSIVGVTGNPGQGNYTASKAGIIGLIKTLGAEYAKRGVTANCIAPGFIKTPMTDALNDKQREAILAKVPAARLGTPEDIAAAAVYLASNEAAYVTGQTIHVNGGMAMI
- a CDS encoding acyl carrier protein, which codes for MSEIGERVKKIVVEHLGVEPEKVVDSASFIDDLGADSLDTVELVMAFEEEFGCEIPDDAAETILTVGDATKFLEKNAKS
- the fabF gene encoding beta-ketoacyl-ACP synthase II, whose translation is MRRVVVTGLGMLTPLGCGVDATWTRILAGESGGKKIDTFEVSDLPSQVACYIPRGDGSSGTFNPDQWMEPKDQRKVDDFILYAMCAARQALDDANWHPKSDEDQFATGTMIGSGIGGLTGIAETAVLLKERGPRRVSPFFIPGRLINLASGYVSIEHGLKGPNHSVVTACSTGAHAVGDAARLIALGDADVMVAGGAESPISRIGIAGFCAARALSTGFNDTPEKASRPYDKDRDGFVMGEGAGVLVLEEYEHAKQRGAKIYAEVTGYGLSGDAFHITSPPPDGNGGFRSMSMALKRAGLVASDLDYINAHGTSTQVGDEIELGAVERLLGNAASKVSMSSTKSATGHLLGAAGAIEAIFAVLAIRDNVVPPTINLDNPSVQTAIDLVPHTSRKRDVNVALSNSFGFGGTNASVIVQRVTN
- the mltG gene encoding endolytic transglycosylase MltG — encoded protein: MSERPPISPRSPRAALEPEQVPPPPKRSDRARNPFVIVGNAIFTILIILMIGAGATYYYGKQTLESPGPLQEDKIVNIPARAGKRDIADVLSREGVINVNPWVFIGSVFALKASSDLKPGEYSFQKNASLRDVIATIVDGKVVQHAITIPEGLTSEQIVTRLSDNDIFTGSVREIPREGTLLPETYKFPRGTTRDQVIQRLQQAQKRVLAEIWERRNTDSPLKSPDQLVTLASIVEKETGRADERSRVAAVFVNRLRQRMKLQSDPTIIYGLVGGKGTLGRPIKRSEITQPSPYNTYVIDGLPPGPIANPGRASLEATANPARTRDLFFVADGTGGHAFTETYDQHAKNVAKLRASEKQIQNDTVEPADDPAPAAAAPGAADTNPTAAMPPKPTNQKKPPRSGRQGAAQQTTSPPVVQR
- a CDS encoding YicC/YloC family endoribonuclease codes for the protein MALSSMTGFARSHGASGPYTFEWELKSVNAKGFDLRLRLPPGWDELEALAKKRAGELLSRGTVYANLSVKRTDAAQTIRINEDVLAAVVKVAGELAQRIDAVAPSIDGLLGIKGVIEVVEPDSNEDEDKAAREAAAKAFEQALGSLVEMRRREGDALGQILMQRMDEIERLAKRAETAPGRKPEAIKARLAEQIAALLETSDRFDTDRLSQEAILIATKADIREELDRIASHIAQAREMIGKGGPVGRRLDFLAQEFNREVNTCCSKSNDVELTNTGLEMKNVVEQFREQVQNLE
- the gmk gene encoding guanylate kinase encodes the protein MTAQGFDGVERRGLMFVLSSPSGAGKTTLSRMLIERMPGLKMSVSATTRPKRPGEVEGRDYFFVGKTKFEAMAKQGELLEWATVFDNRYGTPRAPVEAALAAGEDVLFDIDWQGTQQLREKARADVVSVFILPPSAADLEKRLHTRAQDSEEVIRGRMNRATHELSHWAEYDYIVINQNVDDAFAEVQSILKAERLKRERRTGLTEFVRGLQRQLEK